A window of Strigops habroptila isolate Jane chromosome 5, bStrHab1.2.pri, whole genome shotgun sequence contains these coding sequences:
- the LOC115608855 gene encoding glycerol-3-phosphate dehydrogenase [NAD(+)], cytoplasmic-like translates to MSPLRVCIVGSGNWGSAIARIIGQNVQKSNRFDPTVKMWVFEEIINGRKLTEIINQEHENVKYLPGYKIPKNVVAVPDVVEATSWADILVFVLPHQFIGRICEQIADHIKSGTFGISLIKGIDEGPEGLKLISDLIREKLKIEISVLMGANIAKEVADEKFCETTIGCKNEKQGEIFKELMQTPNFRITVVLDSDTVEICGALKNIVAVGAGFCDGLGFGDNTKAAVIRLGLMEMVAFAKMFCRGPVSTATFLESCGVADLITTCYGGRNRRVAEAFARTGKSIQELENEMLNGQKLQGPQTSAEVYKILKQKNMLDKFPLFTTVYKICYEGLSIQDFIACLQNHPEHL, encoded by the exons ATGTCGCCGCTCCGCGTCTGCATCGTCGGCTCGGGGAACTG ggGATCAGCCATAGCAAGAATCATTGGCCAAAATGTCCAGAAGTCCAACAGATTTGATCCTACTGTCAAGATGTGGGTATTTGAAGAGATCATCAATGGAAGAAAACTCACAGAAATCATCAACCAGGaacatgaaaatgttaaatatctGCCTGGATACAAGATACCCAAAAATGTG GTGGCTGTACCAGATGTGGTCGAAGCAACAAGTTGGGCAGATATTTTAGTATTTGTTCTGCCACATCAATTCATTGGACGAATCTGTGAGCAGATTGCAGACCACATAAAGTCCGGGACATTTGGAATTTCCCTGATCAAG GGCATCGATGAGGGTCCCGAAGGCCTGAAGCTCATATCTGACCTCATTcgagagaaactgaaaatagaaatcagCGTGCTTATGGGGGCCAACATAGCCAAAGAAGTGGCTGATGAGAAGTTCTGTGAAACCACCATTG gctgcaaaAACGAAAAACAAGGGGAAATCTTTAAAGAATTAATGCAGACCCCCAATTTCAGGATTACCGTGGTGCTTGACTCTGATACGGTGGAGATCTGTGGAGCCTTAAAA AACATCGTAGCAGTGGGAGCTGGGTTCTGCGATGGACTGGGTTTCGGCGATAATACAAAGGCAGCAGTGATACGTTTGGGCCTTATGGAAATGGTGGCCTTTGCCAAGATGTTCTGCAGGGGACCAGTATCAACAGCCActtttctggaaagctgtgGGGTTGCTGATCTAATCACTACCTGCTACGGGGGACGAAACAGAAGAGTAGCAGAAGCCTTTGCTCGCACGGGAAAA TCCATTCAGGAACTGGAAAATGAGATGCTTAACGGACAAAAGCTGCAAGGTCCTCAGACCTCAGCTGAAGTCTACAAgattctgaaacagaaaaatatgctCGATAA GTTTCCATTATTTACAACCGTCTATAAGATCTGCTACGAGGGTCTATCAATCCAGGATTTCATCGCGTGCCTGCAGAACCACCCAGAGCACCTTTAG